A stretch of DNA from Candidatus Methylomirabilota bacterium:
TCGCAATCCACCGTGGAGCAGACGTGACGAGGAACCAGATCTACCCGCCCTATATCATCGAGCGCTCCAGCCGTGGCGAGCGTACCTACGACATCTTCAGCCGGCTGCTCATGGACCGCATCGTGTTCCTGGGCAGCCAGATCAACGACGAGGTGTCGAACATCATCATCGCGCAGCTGCTCTTCCTCGACGCCGACAACCCGGAGCGCGACATCTACCTCTACGTCAACTCCCCCGGCGGCATCGTGTCCTCGGGGATGGCGATCTACGACACCATGCAATTCCTGCGGGCACCGGTGAACACGATCTGCATGGGGATGGCGGCCTCGATGGGCTCGTTCCTGCTCGCGGCCGGGCGCAAAGGCCGGCGCTCGGCCCTGCCCCACGCGCGCATCATGATGCACCAGCCCTCGGGCGGCGCCCAGGGCACGGC
This window harbors:
- the clpP gene encoding ATP-dependent Clp endopeptidase proteolytic subunit ClpP → MYPPYIIERSSRGERTYDIFSRLLMDRIVFLGSQINDEVSNIIIAQLLFLDADNPERDIYLYVNSPGGIVSSGMAIYDTMQFLRAPVNTICMGMAASMGSFLLAAGRKGRRSALPHARIMMHQPSGGAQGTAADIEIQAREILYLRGKLNELYAKHTGQPVEQIEKDMDRDRFMSAEEAKDYGLIDHVIANFQEIDDGKKR